The genomic DNA CGAGCTTTCTCCGGAGTGCTTGAAGCGCTGTGTCTCATTCATAGCGAAGCATCCCTTGCCGGCATGCTGCCAGTCCTTTGACGATGTACTTCTTGACCATGTTCGGCGAGATACCCAGACGTTCGCCGATCTCGCGATAACCCAGTTCATCGCGATAATGCAGCACCAGCACCGCACGGCATTTGGGCGATAGCCGTCCAATCAATTGCCCCAGCCGCTGCCGTCGCAGCCCCTGATCGACCTGAGCGTCGGCTTCGCAGGGTGCGCTCAGCCGGTCCAGCACTTCTTCCAGACCTTCGCTGCTTACCGGAGCGCGACGCTTCATCTGTGCGCGTTCCTTGATCAGGTTGGATGCTACCGTGACCAGATACGCCTCCGGGTTGCGGATGTCCTCCTGGCCGCCACGATCGCTGCGCAGCAGGCGCAGATAGACCTCCTGCACAAGATCCTGCGCGTCCCAGGCGTGCGCGACCCGCCGCATGACATAGCTATTGAGCCATGCCCCTTGCTCGGCAAACAGCTTGGACCACGTGTTGTGCTTGTCGGCGCTCACTACGGACCCGTACGGAACGGCCGGGGGCCGTCTGCAATGAACCGGCCACGCTAAAGGCGATATGTGACGGCACGATGAAAGCGCAACCCGCCTCTGCTACCTTCACCGCTTCTTCGATCACCGCAAGGTCCGTCATGCGCCGACTCGCTCCGTCCCTGCTTGGCCTCTCGTTGCTCTGCGCGCTGGCATTGCCGGCAGCCATGGCCGCCGAATCCGGAAAGACCCCTTCGCCCAAGGAGTTACTGGATCACGCCAAGCCGGAAGAATGGCGCAGCCCCGATCCGCAGAACATCGTGGTAATGCAGTTGCCGCAGGGGCGCGTG from Dyella sp. GSA-30 includes the following:
- a CDS encoding sigma-70 family RNA polymerase sigma factor, with the translated sequence MSADKHNTWSKLFAEQGAWLNSYVMRRVAHAWDAQDLVQEVYLRLLRSDRGGQEDIRNPEAYLVTVASNLIKERAQMKRRAPVSSEGLEEVLDRLSAPCEADAQVDQGLRRQRLGQLIGRLSPKCRAVLVLHYRDELGYREIGERLGISPNMVKKYIVKGLAACRQGMLRYE